CGAGTGCCAACATATGTGAACTCATATGCCAACCATCAGCCAGAAGTGCCATTGAATTGAAAAACCATCCACCGAATATTTCTAGCACCATCATGGATGCCGTTAAAATGGTTGCGATCAAAATACGTTTTTGTGCAAGTGGATTTCCTTCATCAAACTGATGTTGATGATGACGTGATACACTATGATCCTGCATAATATTTAAACCCAATATACTCCATACCAGTATATTGAATTATACAAGAGAACATAGATGAGTCACATTGGTCAGGATAAAAAAATAGTTAATCGTGTAAAACGACTAAAAGGGCAAATTAATAGTATTGAGCATGCCGTTGAACAGCCTGATATTTCATGCATAGAAATACTGCAACAAGTTGCTGCAATTAAAGGTGCGATAAACGGTTTAATGAGTGAATTGATGGAACAACACTTACATCATCATGTGCTAAAAGAAGCACAAGTTGATCAGAATGAGTTAGATGAGTTTTTAAAGGTTCTAAAAAGATACGGTTAACGAGGTGACTGAATGACACAACCATGTGCATCATTCAGAGTTTTTTAGTTATTTTCCAATACAAAACGAACCAAAGATTTTGCCTAATAGGTCATCGGCGCTAAAGTCACCAGTAATTTCACCTAAAGCATTTTGGGCAAGGCGTAAGGATTCAGCGACCAGTTCACCCGCATTAAACACAACAAGTTGCTCATGTGCTTCTGAAAGATAGAGCTGTGTGCGCTTCATTGCGTCTAAATGACGTGTTCTCGCAATAAAGGTGTCTTCCTCAGGGTGGAAGCCTGCATGCGCTGTAATCGCTTCTACGAGGCCTTGTACGCCCATCTCTTGTTTTGCTGAAACGGTTATATGACGGAACCCTTGATAGTCAGTTATTTCAGCTAATTGACCAGTTAAATCGCATTTATTACCGATTAACATTAAACGACGTGGTTCAATGTGTTCAGCAAAATATTCTTGAGCCAGTTTTAATGGATCATCGCCTTGATTTAAATCATAAACCAGCAATAACAAATCAGCCTGCTCAATTTCTTTGATTGCTCTGCGAATTCCTTCTTTTTCAACAATATCACCTGTTTCACGAAGACCAGCTGTATCTGTTAAGGTGATCGGTAGACCATTTAAGCTAATTTTTTCATGTAAAACATCGCGAGTTGTACCGGCAATATCGGTCACAATTGCGCGCTCAACGCCAGCTAGCGCATTCAACAAGCTCGATTTACCCGCATTTGGTTTACCCGCAATAACGACTTGTAAACCTTCACGTAACAACTGACCTTGTCGTGCAGATGTTTGAACCGCGTGAACAGATTGTTGTACATCTTGGAGTAAAGCTAAAATTTTGCCATCCGCTAAGAAATCAATTTCTTCTTCAGGAAAATCAATTGCGGCCTCAACATGTAAACGTAAATGGATCAATTTTTCTAAAACGGTATTAATTTTTGTTGAAAAAGCACCTTGTAAAGAGCGAACAGCAGAGCGTGCCGCAGCTTGTGAAGTCGCATCAATCAAATCGGCAATCGCTTCTGCTTGTACCAAGTCCATCTTGCCATTTTCAAAAGCTCGCATGGAAAATTCACCAGCTTTTGCGGCGATTGCACCCAGTTCAAATAGGCGACCAAGCAAGGCATTTTGGATGACTGGACCACCATGACCTTGTAGCTCAACAACATCTTCACCTGTAAACGAATGAGGATTTGGAAAGCATAGGACAATCCCTTCATCCATAATGCTGCCATCAGCATCATAAAACTTACGAAAACCTGCCATGCGTGCTTCAGGCAAGTTTTTTTGTGTCAGGTTTTGAGCAATTTCATAAGCCTTAGGTCCTGATAGGCGAATCACGCCCACACCACCACGCCCAGGTGGCGTTGCAATTGCGGCAATCGTGGTTTGACTTTGCATATTATTCACCTAAAAACCTAAAATCCAGCCAAAGAAAAATCCGCCTAAGATTACCATCTTAAGCGGATTTATTCAGCAAAAGTTCAACGATTAAGAAGCTGATTCAGTCTTATTGATACGACTTTTCTCAACGCTCTTATTAATAAACGACTGCTGTAAAATAGTAATACTGTTGTTCACAATCCAGTAAAGCACGAGACCTGCCGGGAAGAACAACATAAATACCGTGAACATAATCGGCATAATGCGGAACACTTTTGCCTGCATTGGATCAGCTGGTTGCGGGTTCAACATTTGCTGCGCAAACATGGTAGCACCCATGATTAACGGCAAGATGAACCAAGGATCCATTGCTGACAAATCTTGAATCCAGCCTAACCATGGTGCGTGACGTAATTCCACACTTTCCATGAGTACCCAGTACAAGGCAAGGAAAATTGGCATTTGTAGCAACAATGGTAAACAACCTGAAAGAGGATTCACTTGTTCACGTTTGTACAAAGCCATCATTTCTTGCGAGAAGCGCATACGGTCTTCACCGAACTCTTCTTTCATGCGTTGCATTTCTGGTGCAATCACACGCATTTTCGCCATAGAACGATAACTTTTTGAAGATAAAGGCCACAAAATCATCTTCACCATGACAGTAAGTAAGATGATTGACCAACCCCAGTTGCCCACAATGCTATGGAAGAATTGAAGACCTAAGAACAATAACTTGGCAATCGGCCATAACCAGCCATAATCAACAGTCTGATTCAAGCCAACCGCTAAATCTTTTAATTCAGATTGTACTTTCGGACCTGAATAAAGTTTTGCGTCCACTTCCATTGAAGTGCCTGCCGGAACATTAATCACTGGTGAGGTAAAACCAATGATATTCATATGATCAGCAGATTGACGAGATTCAAGTTTAGCTACATAAGGCTGACCATTTGCTTGAGTCAGTTTAAGATTCCCAGGAATCCAAGCACTTACAAAATAATGCTGAACAATCGCAACCCATCCACCTTTAGCTTCAGTGCTTACTTTTTCTTCTGAGAAATTAGCAAACTTAAGCTTGTTATAGTGTGAATCAGGTGTTCCCCAAGCTCCACCTAAGAAAGTTCCTAGAGTGAAAATACCTTGTGAAGATTTACCAGGATCGTCAGAGTTATCACGCTTTAATTGTCCAAACATCTGACCTTGCCAGCTTTGTTGGCTACGGTTAATCACTTGATGTCTTACAACAATTGGATATTGCCCTTGGGTAAAGGTAAAAGTTTTAATAATTTCAACGCCTTCAGGTGTTTTAAATACCATAGGAACGTTTAAAACTTTTTCAGATTGACCCTTTTGATCCTGTACACCCTTAGCATCAGCCAAAGTATATGATGTTTTTTCAACAGCATATAATGGACGACCACCACGACTGCTATCTGGTCCATTCAAACCAATTAAGCCAGATTGAGCAACATATGTACGCTTGGCATCATTTTCAAGCATAACAAAAGGCTGATCACTATCTTTGCTTCTGTCGTGTGAGAGTAATTCAATACGAACAATATCACCACCTTTTGGATTGATCCAAATATGGTAAAGGTCAGTTTGTACTGAAATAAGCTGTTGATTCACAGGTGCAGTTGCATCTGTG
This region of Acinetobacter sp. XS-4 genomic DNA includes:
- a CDS encoding metal/formaldehyde-sensitive transcriptional repressor → MSHIGQDKKIVNRVKRLKGQINSIEHAVEQPDISCIEILQQVAAIKGAINGLMSELMEQHLHHHVLKEAQVDQNELDEFLKVLKRYG
- the mnmE gene encoding tRNA uridine-5-carboxymethylaminomethyl(34) synthesis GTPase MnmE, with translation MQSQTTIAAIATPPGRGGVGVIRLSGPKAYEIAQNLTQKNLPEARMAGFRKFYDADGSIMDEGIVLCFPNPHSFTGEDVVELQGHGGPVIQNALLGRLFELGAIAAKAGEFSMRAFENGKMDLVQAEAIADLIDATSQAAARSAVRSLQGAFSTKINTVLEKLIHLRLHVEAAIDFPEEEIDFLADGKILALLQDVQQSVHAVQTSARQGQLLREGLQVVIAGKPNAGKSSLLNALAGVERAIVTDIAGTTRDVLHEKISLNGLPITLTDTAGLRETGDIVEKEGIRRAIKEIEQADLLLLVYDLNQGDDPLKLAQEYFAEHIEPRRLMLIGNKCDLTGQLAEITDYQGFRHITVSAKQEMGVQGLVEAITAHAGFHPEEDTFIARTRHLDAMKRTQLYLSEAHEQLVVFNAGELVAESLRLAQNALGEITGDFSADDLLGKIFGSFCIGK
- the yidC gene encoding membrane protein insertase YidC, yielding MQQWARFAILGAMFVTAYLLILAWQKDYGNAATAPQKQAAAVSSHEVSADLPNAKNATVASDVPQANIAQSQTTDATAPVNQQLISVQTDLYHIWINPKGGDIVRIELLSHDRSKDSDQPFVMLENDAKRTYVAQSGLIGLNGPDSSRGGRPLYAVEKTSYTLADAKGVQDQKGQSEKVLNVPMVFKTPEGVEIIKTFTFTQGQYPIVVRHQVINRSQQSWQGQMFGQLKRDNSDDPGKSSQGIFTLGTFLGGAWGTPDSHYNKLKFANFSEEKVSTEAKGGWVAIVQHYFVSAWIPGNLKLTQANGQPYVAKLESRQSADHMNIIGFTSPVINVPAGTSMEVDAKLYSGPKVQSELKDLAVGLNQTVDYGWLWPIAKLLFLGLQFFHSIVGNWGWSIILLTVMVKMILWPLSSKSYRSMAKMRVIAPEMQRMKEEFGEDRMRFSQEMMALYKREQVNPLSGCLPLLLQMPIFLALYWVLMESVELRHAPWLGWIQDLSAMDPWFILPLIMGATMFAQQMLNPQPADPMQAKVFRIMPIMFTVFMLFFPAGLVLYWIVNNSITILQQSFINKSVEKSRINKTESAS